AAATGTAAAATTGCTAAATGGGAGAGGATTAATACTTACAGTCACATTATCAGTATTGGTACATGTATTAGAATTAGTAACGGTAACAGTGTACGTTGTTGTAGTTGTTGGGCTAACCGAAACTGTAGCTGTACTACCAGCTCCATTATCCCATAAATATGACGTACCGCCAGTTGCCGTTAAACTAGCAGTCTGTCCTTCGCAAATTGTTTGATTTATACCAGCATCAGCAACAGGTAAGCTATTTACTGTTATTGATACCGATGAGTTTGCATTTGTTGAGCCATCATTAACAGTTACATAATAAGTAGTATTTACATTTGGTGTTACAGTTGGATTTGCAATAGTTGAATTAAAACCTACAGGAATTGAAGACCATTGATATGTATATGATCCTGATCCTCCTGAAGCTCCTGCCTGTAGTTGTGTGCTTGCTCCAATACAAATTGAAGGTTGATTTGCTGTAGAAGAACAACTAAGAGTACCACCAGTTACAGTTATAATAACATTGTCTGTTCCTGTGCAAGTTGAATTCTGGTCTGTCACAGTTAATGTGAACTGTGTTGTAGTATTTAATGCAATAGTCGTAGGATTTGCAACATTAGCATTTACCAGTTGAGAAGAAGGTTCCCAATGATAAGAATATAAACCGCTGCCACCACTTGCCGAACCTGTTAATGTTGCTGTTGCGCCAGTTGTAATTGACTGATCTGTTCCTGCATTGGTTGTTGGATTCTGGTTAACTGTTACTATAACATTATCTATTGAAGTGCAAAGCTGAGCATTTGTAACAGTTACTGTGTATGTTGTTGTAGTTGTAGGAGCTACAGTAATTCCAGCACTATTACCACCTTGAGACCAAGAATAAGTACCACCACCTGTAGCATTTATAGTTGCTGAACCTCCGTTGCAAATTGCCTGATCGGTTCCAGCATTTGCAGTTGGTACAGGTAATATAGTTGCTGTAACAGAAGTTCTTCCACTAGTACATGATGTGATTGGCTGAACTTCCCAATCATAATAGAAATAATAAGCTGTCAATCCTGCACTGCTATTTGTTATAGAAACCAATCCTGCAATTTCATAAGGATAACTTACACCTGTATTATTTCTGAATAAATTAATTGCTGATGTTGAAGATAATCCAAGTTGATAATTAGTTCCAACAGGGATGTCGAAATTTAATGTAATTCTATTTGTTCCCACAGGAATATTTACTGTTGCAGAATTAATTACAGTTCCTGAACTATTTCTTAACTCAACAGTTCTGTTTCCTGCAATTGTAGTTCTTACCTGAACTGACACCAATCTGACTGGAACATTAACATCAAAAATCTGATACCTTCCGGCAGTATTATGGGTTAATGCAGAGGTTATAGCAGGACTTGGAACATATTGAGATGTACCAAATGAAGTAGAACTGCTTTCAACATAATATGTAGTAGTAGAACTAAGGATAGGAGTGTGGTAACTTGTTCCAGTAAAAACCAAACTTCCTCCGGATGCAGCATCATACCAGTTTAAAGTACCACTTCCAGCAGCATCTAATATTAAAGAATTTGGACCACAAATCTGAGCTGAAGTTGTTGTTGGTGCAGTTGGTAATGAAATAGTAATATAGTTTGTTTTAATTTCAGAATCATTTCCTGCACAACTTGAAACAGCAAGTGTTACTGTATAAGTTCCACTTGTTGAATAAGAGTGGGTTGGATTTTGTAATGTAGAAGTTTGTCCATCCCCGAAATTCCAAAGAAAAGTAGATCCTGCAGCTGCTCCAGAAATATCTGTAAATTGAACAGAAGCATTACAACCAGTAGTATGATCAGCAGTAAAGTTTGCCACTGGAGCAATCGGAACTAATTGTATGTTTCTGATAACTGTTGCTTTGTTTGCAACAGTAACTCCGGTTATTGTCTGAGAAACATAACCTGGAGCGGAATATGTAATAGAATAGGTTCCGGCAAGTATAGGTCTGTGATAATTTCCTACTGGTAATGAACTATATACATGCGAACTATCAACATCATGAGTATTAACAAAAACTTTTGCTTTAATAGGCAAACCTGAACATGCATCGGTAATAATACCTCTAACACCGTACAAAGAATGTTCTAAATAATTTAAAAATGAACGGTAATTGTAATTCCAATAATTAGGAAGTGTACTTGCTGCTACAAGTTTTGTAGATGATAATTCTAATGTTACTTCTCTAGTATGTTTAAAATAATTCATATAATCTTGCCTGCCACCAGTAATTACATACCAATCGCCACCTTCAGTATATCCACTTGTAACTACATCAGAAAAATAACTGGCAGTTCCATATAGTTTAGCAGTATCGGCATATTCTTTTGAAACATATCTCCACCAGTTATCATCTGCATGCGTACGTTGTGAGGATGTCCAGGTATCCCATGGAAAATTTACAACTTCTGCACCACCATGAGTATTTGCAGCCATAACAAAATCATGAGCATCTGCAAATGCCATCCATGCGATGTTTTCTGGTTGCCAAGCATTACCATCAGGATGTTGTCCAGCCCTCGGGTCAGGATAGTTACGATTTAAGTCTATATTGTTAGCATTATTTCTTCTTGCTCCAGTAATATTATTATCTCCGGCATAATATGTTCCATCAGGATTTGAAAATGGGCATATCCAAAGTTCAATATTATTTACAATATTAGTAGCTCTGGCATTAGTTCCATAATTTGATAATAAATAGTTAGCTAATCTTAAAAATATTATAGAACCAGTAACTTCATCACCATGCATTGCTCCTGTATAAAATACTTCAGGTTCATCTTCATTAGCATTTGGATTATCAGTAATTTTAAGTGCTAATAATCTTCTTCCACTTGCTAGTGTAGCAATTGTATCAAGATGGCAGAGATTTGGATATGTAGTGGCAAATGTATTCATCATTGTTTCATACTCTGTATATGTTGGATAAGTATCAAACTGCCAAATCCCCTTTGACTGATCCCACATTTCAACAATTGCATCACCGGGGTGTGGTAAAACCTGATATGAAATATTTTTAGCTAAAAATCTGTTAAACTCAATTTTGTTAGCATAAGCCCACACTTCACCATTTTTAACGTTATCAATAGAAATGATATTTGTCAGAGTTATTAGTTCTGAAGGATTTTTTATTTGAAAATGAAAATAAACTTCACCTTTTTTATCTAAATATTTTTTGGCCTGATTAAATTCAGAATCACTTTGGGCAAAGCCTGTATTTATGGCAAATACAAAAGCAAACAGTACTAAAAAAGAGTAAAAATTTTTCATATTATAGTATTATTTTAATATTCAGTTTTTATGAAAACAAGTTAAGAATTTTTTAAATTGAATATCCACCTAAATCGATAAAATTCTAATAAAAGACTATTAATTTAAAACTAAGGTTGCAATTTTTTTATTCAAAAAACGTAAAACTTTGTTTCATTTGACATTCAATCATTAATTTGTCATAAAATCAAAAACAATACTTTAATTTTAGAAGTAAATTTTATTAATTTTGAATTCTTAAACTCTAAAATCAAAAAAATGAAAAAGATTACATTTTATCTATCACTAATATTTTCATTAATTAACTTAAACCTATTACAGGCAAACCCGGATACATTAATTGCAAATATTACAACTGCTCAGGGGCATGATACTATTTTAGCATATGCTGGTAATCCTAATTTTGTTATATTAGATGTTAGAACTCCGGGTGAATACGTTACTCATATTGAGGGTGCTGTAAATATTGATTATAATAATGCAAATTTTTCTACAATACTTGACAGTCTTAATAAAGGTAAAGTTTATTTAATTCATTGTGCAAGCGGAAGTAGAAGTGCACTGGCAAAAGCAGTTATGCAAACTAAACATTTTAGAACTGTTTATAATATGTTGGGTGGAATAAGCGGATGGAATACTGCCGGATATCCTACTACAACTTTTGTGGCTCCAGAATTTAGTCTTTTAACTGATAGCGTATATATTTTTAATGATACACCAGTGGGGCATCTTGACTCGGTATTAATAACAGTTACAAATTCTAAAAACTCTGTTTTACAGTTTTCGTCATCTACTAATATCTCTGGAAGTGAATATAGTTCTCAATTACAAAACACACATCCTTTATTAGGAGCACGTGATTTTAGCTTTTATATTTATTATTTACCGGCAAATACAGATAATGATAGTATTGCTTATACAATCGAAAGCAGTGCAGGAAATAAAAATGTATATATTTATGGTAAATATAATCAAACCGGAATAAACACTAATAACCTGAATAACTTTAAAGTATTTGCAAATAAATCAAATAATTCTCTAGTAATTTTTTCTGATAAATCTTTATATAACGAAGAAGTTCAGATTTTCGATTTATTTGGAAGACTGTTATATTCAAATAAAATATCAGGAAACCATGTTATTGTTAAATTTAATAATGAACAAAGTGGTTTATTATTAATAAAAATAAGTTCAAAAACAGAAAAGATTTTCTGGTAATAAATTACAGAACAAAAAACATTTAACTCCTCTGGAGTTAAAAATCCCTTTTTATTTCTTTTTATAAACATTAAAATTCTACGGATTTTTTGAAATAAAATACTTTTTCTAGTGCAAGTGTCCTCGCTTGAACTTATTAAATCTTCTTTTTGCGCAAACTTCCTTGCTTTATACTATTTCCCTAAAACTGTTTATATTTTTTTGTATTATAAAACTAGCTTATACAATTTATTATATCTTTGCCTTTATAATTTTTATTAGAAATGAATTATTCAATTCTTTCAATATTAGCAAGCCGTATTTACCTTAACATTAAGGACAGAGATAACTAATATCTTAGGCTTTTTATACAATTTCTATTTTTATCAATTTTATTAATCTTTTTAAATTTATTTCATATGGAATTACCATTTGCAGAACCTTATAAAATTAAGATGGTTGAAACCATCAAAAAAACTACACGTAGCGACAGAGAAAAATGGGTACGTGAGGCAAAATATAATTTGTTTAACCTTAGCAGTGATAAAATTTTTATCGATCTTTTAACTGATTCAGGAACCGGTGCAATGAGTGATCAGCAATGGGGGAAAATAATGACAGGGGACGAAAGTTATGCTGGGTCAAGTTCTTATTTCGCGTTAAAAGATGCAGTTAAAAATCTTTTTGGATTCGAATATTTTTTACCGACACATCAGGGAAGAGCTGCAGAAAATGTGCTTTTCAGTGTTATGGTAAAAGAAGGAAATATTGTTCCGGGCAACTGTCATTTCGATACAACAAAAGGTCATATTGAATTCAGAAAGGCACATGCTGTTGATTGCACTATCGATGAAGCTTTCGACACAACTGTTTATCACCCTTTTAAAGGTAATGTTGACATTAATAAGCTTGAAAAAGTTTTAAAATCAAGTCCTAAAGAAAACATTCCAATGATTATTGTGACCATAACAAACAACACAGCGGGTGGTCAGCCAGTATCAATGGAAAATTTAAAAAACGTAAAAGAACTTGCAAATAAATTTGGAATACCAGTAATTTATGATTCTGCACGTTTTGCCGAAAACGCATACTTTATTAAAGTTCGTGAGAAAGGATACGAGAACAAAACCATTCGCGAAATTGTAAGTGAAATGTTTTCTTATGCCGACGGTATGACTATGAGCAGCAAAAAAGATGGTATAGTAAATATTGGCGGATTTATAGGTTTAAGAAGTCAGGATTTATTCCGTGCCGCATCCACTTTCAATATTATGTTTGAAGGTTTTATTACCTATGGTGGGATGGCTGGTCGTGATATGAATGCACTTGCACAAGGCTTATACGAAGCAACAGAATTCGATTATTTAGAATCGAGAGTAGGACAGGTAGCTTATCTTGGAAAAAGACTTGTAGAGTTTGGTGTTCCTGTTCAGGAGCCATTTGGTGGGCATGCAATTTTTGTTGATGCAAAAAGATTTTTCCCACATATTCCTCAATCAGAATATATCGCTCAAATATTAGGCATTGAACTATATATTGAAGGAGGGGTTAGAGGAGTAGAAATAGGCACGTTGTTAGCAGATCGCGATCCGGAAACTCGCCTGGACAGGCTTCCTGCTTTAGAGTTACTTCGCTTAGCAATTCCAAGAAGGGTTTATACAAATAATCATATGGATTATATTGCTGTAGCTTTAAAAAATGTTTACGACAGAAGAAATGAAATTAAACGCGGATATAAAATTTTATGGGAAGCTCCAATTATGCGTCATTTCACTGTTGAATTGGAGAAACTTTAAATTATAAAAATCATAATCTTTAGTTTATTTAACCTTTATTTGTTTGAGGTTTCATATTAATCTACAAACAAAGAAAATTAATGTTATATATTTCGAATTTTACAAAATGAAAAAAATAAAAGTAATTTTATTATATTCCATAGCAATAATTTTAGTATTTCAATCATGTAAAAAAGGTGAAGATGACCCAACTATTTCTTTAAGATCGAGAAAAGCAAGATTAGTTGGTGAATGGAGTTTAACCTCCGGCAAAATCACATCTCATGAGGAATACACAACAACAGTTACTACATATGATGGAAAAACATCTATTTCTTCTGTTTATGGAACAAATCCATATACAGAAAAAATGTTATTTAGTAAAAATGGAACATTTTATATTATATTTACAAATTATGCTGTATCTAGAAAACTGTCAGGCTATTGGAAATTTGGTAGTGAAATTAAAGAAATGGATTTAAAAAATAAAGAATATGTTTTACTTATTGTTAATTCATTATCTGACACCTACCCGACAGGCGTAGAAGTTGAAACTTTTTCTGGGTCAATGTGTCCAGTTTATACATTTAAATTAAAAGAATTAAAAAATAAAAAACTTACTGTTGAATTCGACGGCATTGATAATTGGTCAACAGGTTATACATCAGAAAGTGGATGGAAATCCTTTTCTAACAAAGAGAAATAATATAAACCGTTTTCAAATTTAAAAAAAATGGCTGTTAAAATTAACAGCCATTTTTTTTATTCTTCTTTTGCCTTTTCAACAGAATTATTTTTATTCTGTATTTTAAAAGTTATTAATTCAGTCTTTTTGTTAAACCCTGCAATTATAACATCATTTGGCTGTGGAGAATTTTTAATTATAATCTCAGCCATTGGGTCTTCAAGATATTTTTGTAAAGCACGTTTTAAAGGGCGGGCACCAAACTGGGCATCAAAGCCACGGTCAGCAATAAAATCTTTTGCCTGTGCAGAAATCTTTAATTCATAACCCATGATTTTAACTCTATTGTATAAGCCTATAAGCTCAATATCAATAATCTCATGAATATTTTCACGTGATAAAGAGTTAAACATAACAACATCGTCAATTCTATTTAAAAATTCTGGTGCAAAAGCTCTTTTTAAAGCATTTTCTATAACACCCTTTGCATGATCGTTAAATGAATCCTTTTTAGCTGCTGTTTCAAAACCAACACCACGGCCATAATCAGAAAGCTGACGTGTACCAATATTTGATGTCATTATAATTATAGTATTACGGAAGTCAACACGACGACCCAAACTATCTGTCAATCTGCCTTCATCCAAAACCTGTAACAATATATGGAATACATCAGGGTGAGCTTTTTCTATTTCATCTAAAAGCACAACAGAGTAGGGGCGACGACGCACTTTTTCCGTTAACTGACCACCTTCTTCGTAACCAACATATCCCGGAGGAGCTCCAACTAAACGCGATACCGAGAATTTCTCCATATACTCACTCATGTCAATACGAATGAGGTTATCAGCATTGTCAAATAAATATTCTGCAAGAACTTTTGCAAGCTGTGTTTTTCCAACACCAGTCGGACCTAAGAAAACAAAAGTTCCAATTGGTTTGTTAGGATCTTTTAAACCTGCACGGTTTCTTTGTATTGCTTTTACAATTTTTTGTATTGCATCATCCTGACCAATTACTTTTCCTTTTATTTCGCCAAGCATTTTTAAAAGACGTAACCCTTCAGCCTGAGCAATTCTCTGAACAGGGACGCCGGTTTGCATAGCAACAACTTCGGCAACGTTATCTTCAGTAACAGTCTGACGATGTTTACTCATATCTTTTTCCCAACGAACTTTTTCTATTTCAACAGCATCTAAAAGCTTTTTCTCCTGATCGCGAAGATTTGCAGCCAACTCGAAATTCTGATTTTTTACAGAACTTACTTTTTCCTTTTTAACAACTTCAATTTTCTTTTCTAAATCAATAATTGTTTGAGGAACATGAATATTTGAAATATGAACACGTGAGCCTGCTTCATCTAAAGCATCAATTGCTTTATCAGGTAAGTGCCTGTCGGTAATATAGCGGTTTGTTAACTTAACACAAGCTTTTATTGCATCGTCGGTATAGCTTACATTATGGTGATCTTCGTATCTTTCTTTAATGTTATTTAAAATTTCATATGTTTCTTCAACAGAAGTAGGCTCTACCATAACTTTCTGGAAACGACGCTCTAATGCACCGTCTTTCTCAATATACTGACGGTATTCATCAAGAGTAGTAGCACCGATACATTGAATTTCTCCACGAGCCAAGGCAGGTTTTAACATATTAGCAGCATCTAAAGAGCCGCTTGCACCACCTGCGCCAACTATGGTATGAATTTCATCGATAAACAAAATAACATTATGATTTTTAGCTAACTCATTTAAAATAGCTTTAATTCTTTCTTCAAATTGTCCTCGATATTTTGTTCCGGCAACAATAGAAGCTAAATCTAAAGTAACAACACGTTTTCCAAAAAGAACACGCGATACCTTTCTTTGAATAATACGAAGTGCTAAACCCTCTACAATTGCAGACTTACCAACACCCGGTTCACCAATTAAAATAGGATTATTTTTCTTACGTCTGCTAAGAATCTGAGCTAAACGTTCAATTTCTAATTCTCTGCCGGTTATTGGATCTAAGCGACTTTCTTCAGCAGCTTTTGTTAAATCAACACCAAAATTATCAAGAACAGGAGTTTCTGAGGTTGATTTTCCAGCACTTGGATTTCCTTTGCCGGCTCCATAACCTGGACGTTCTTCATCGTCACCATATGAATCATCAGACTGATTTTTTGGTGCTTCGCCTTGTAATATTCCTTTTACTACAGGATAATCAATATTATATTCTTCTAATAATGTTGGAACAAATGAATTATCGTCCTTTAAAATTGCAAGAAGTAAATGCCCTGTGTCAATTACAGAATTTTTTAATGATTTTGCTTCTAAATAAACCAATTTTAAAACTCTTTCAACATGTTTTGTTAAAGGAAGATTATCTGCTTCAGTCATTTTTAAAGCATCACTTGCTTTAATTCTCTTTTCAATTGCATTTCTGATATCAGTTAAATTTACACCCATTGAAACCAAAATATCAATTGCAACACCTTCTCCGTCACGAAGCAAACCAAGGAATACATGCTCAGTCCCAACAACATCATTTCCAAGCCTTACAGCTTCCTCTCTACTGTATGATAAAACATCTTTTATTCTTTGTGAAAACTTTGAATCCATAGTCACTTATTTTTTTGAAATAATTCAACAATTTACATTCAACCAAATGTACTTTACACTTTGTAAAGTTAAGCATTTTCGATATATCAATTATAAACACGGTAATGTTAATAATTAGGGCTATAAAATTTTTTATTCCAGTTAAGAAAAACTACCTTAGTGCTTTCATTTTAAAATGAATAATACATTGTTATTTAATTGATTAAAAAATAGTTCTAAAGAAATGATTGAAGGCGAAAAAATTTTAAGAGTAAACATTGAGGAAGAAATGAAGAGTTCATATATCGACTATGCAATGTCGGTTATTGTTTCAAGAGCTCTTCCGGATGTTAGAGACGGTTTAAAACCAGTACACAGAAGAGTTTTATTTGGAATGAATGAATTGGGAAACGGTTCAGGAAAACCTTATAAAAAATCTGCAAGAATTGTTGGTGAGGTTCTTGGAAAATATCACCCACATGGCGACACTTCAGTTTATGATGCAATGGTGCGTATGGCTCAGGAATGGTCATTACGTTACCCATTAGTTGACGGACAAGGAAACTATGGTTCGGTTGACGGTGATAGTCCTGCTGCAATGCGTTACACAGAAGCAAGACTTAAAAAAATCGCTGAAGAACTTTTAGCCGACCTTGATAAGAACACTGTCGATTTTAAATTAAATTTTGACGATACACTTGAGGAACCAACAGTTCTTCCTGCAAAATTTCCAAATTTATTAGTTAATGGAGCTTCGGGTATTGCTGTTGGTATGGCCACTAACATGGCTCCTCATAATTTAACCGAAGTTATAAATGCAACTATTGCATATATTGAAAATGAAGAAATTACTATCCCTGAATTAATACATTTCATAAAAGCTCCTGATTTTCCTACAGGTGGATTAATTTATGGTTACCAAGGTGTAAAAGAAGCTTTTGAGACCGGTCGTGGAAGGGTTGTCATGCGTGCAAAAGCTAATATCGAAACTGAAGGCAATCGTGATCTTATTGTTATTAACGAAATTCCATATCAGGTTAATAAAGCTGAATTAATTA
This sequence is a window from Bacteroidia bacterium. Protein-coding genes within it:
- a CDS encoding tryptophanase, which codes for MELPFAEPYKIKMVETIKKTTRSDREKWVREAKYNLFNLSSDKIFIDLLTDSGTGAMSDQQWGKIMTGDESYAGSSSYFALKDAVKNLFGFEYFLPTHQGRAAENVLFSVMVKEGNIVPGNCHFDTTKGHIEFRKAHAVDCTIDEAFDTTVYHPFKGNVDINKLEKVLKSSPKENIPMIIVTITNNTAGGQPVSMENLKNVKELANKFGIPVIYDSARFAENAYFIKVREKGYENKTIREIVSEMFSYADGMTMSSKKDGIVNIGGFIGLRSQDLFRAASTFNIMFEGFITYGGMAGRDMNALAQGLYEATEFDYLESRVGQVAYLGKRLVEFGVPVQEPFGGHAIFVDAKRFFPHIPQSEYIAQILGIELYIEGGVRGVEIGTLLADRDPETRLDRLPALELLRLAIPRRVYTNNHMDYIAVALKNVYDRRNEIKRGYKILWEAPIMRHFTVELEKL
- a CDS encoding rhodanese-like domain-containing protein, whose product is MKKITFYLSLIFSLINLNLLQANPDTLIANITTAQGHDTILAYAGNPNFVILDVRTPGEYVTHIEGAVNIDYNNANFSTILDSLNKGKVYLIHCASGSRSALAKAVMQTKHFRTVYNMLGGISGWNTAGYPTTTFVAPEFSLLTDSVYIFNDTPVGHLDSVLITVTNSKNSVLQFSSSTNISGSEYSSQLQNTHPLLGARDFSFYIYYLPANTDNDSIAYTIESSAGNKNVYIYGKYNQTGINTNNLNNFKVFANKSNNSLVIFSDKSLYNEEVQIFDLFGRLLYSNKISGNHVIVKFNNEQSGLLLIKISSKTEKIFW
- a CDS encoding ATP-dependent Clp protease ATP-binding subunit, with amino-acid sequence MDSKFSQRIKDVLSYSREEAVRLGNDVVGTEHVFLGLLRDGEGVAIDILVSMGVNLTDIRNAIEKRIKASDALKMTEADNLPLTKHVERVLKLVYLEAKSLKNSVIDTGHLLLAILKDDNSFVPTLLEEYNIDYPVVKGILQGEAPKNQSDDSYGDDEERPGYGAGKGNPSAGKSTSETPVLDNFGVDLTKAAEESRLDPITGRELEIERLAQILSRRKKNNPILIGEPGVGKSAIVEGLALRIIQRKVSRVLFGKRVVTLDLASIVAGTKYRGQFEERIKAILNELAKNHNVILFIDEIHTIVGAGGASGSLDAANMLKPALARGEIQCIGATTLDEYRQYIEKDGALERRFQKVMVEPTSVEETYEILNNIKERYEDHHNVSYTDDAIKACVKLTNRYITDRHLPDKAIDALDEAGSRVHISNIHVPQTIIDLEKKIEVVKKEKVSSVKNQNFELAANLRDQEKKLLDAVEIEKVRWEKDMSKHRQTVTEDNVAEVVAMQTGVPVQRIAQAEGLRLLKMLGEIKGKVIGQDDAIQKIVKAIQRNRAGLKDPNKPIGTFVFLGPTGVGKTQLAKVLAEYLFDNADNLIRIDMSEYMEKFSVSRLVGAPPGYVGYEEGGQLTEKVRRRPYSVVLLDEIEKAHPDVFHILLQVLDEGRLTDSLGRRVDFRNTIIIMTSNIGTRQLSDYGRGVGFETAAKKDSFNDHAKGVIENALKRAFAPEFLNRIDDVVMFNSLSRENIHEIIDIELIGLYNRVKIMGYELKISAQAKDFIADRGFDAQFGARPLKRALQKYLEDPMAEIIIKNSPQPNDVIIAGFNKKTELITFKIQNKNNSVEKAKEE
- a CDS encoding PKD domain-containing protein, producing MKNFYSFLVLFAFVFAINTGFAQSDSEFNQAKKYLDKKGEVYFHFQIKNPSELITLTNIISIDNVKNGEVWAYANKIEFNRFLAKNISYQVLPHPGDAIVEMWDQSKGIWQFDTYPTYTEYETMMNTFATTYPNLCHLDTIATLASGRRLLALKITDNPNANEDEPEVFYTGAMHGDEVTGSIIFLRLANYLLSNYGTNARATNIVNNIELWICPFSNPDGTYYAGDNNITGARRNNANNIDLNRNYPDPRAGQHPDGNAWQPENIAWMAFADAHDFVMAANTHGGAEVVNFPWDTWTSSQRTHADDNWWRYVSKEYADTAKLYGTASYFSDVVTSGYTEGGDWYVITGGRQDYMNYFKHTREVTLELSSTKLVAASTLPNYWNYNYRSFLNYLEHSLYGVRGIITDACSGLPIKAKVFVNTHDVDSSHVYSSLPVGNYHRPILAGTYSITYSAPGYVSQTITGVTVANKATVIRNIQLVPIAPVANFTADHTTGCNASVQFTDISGAAAGSTFLWNFGDGQTSTLQNPTHSYSTSGTYTVTLAVSSCAGNDSEIKTNYITISLPTAPTTTSAQICGPNSLILDAAGSGTLNWYDAASGGSLVFTGTSYHTPILSSTTTYYVESSSTSFGTSQYVPSPAITSALTHNTAGRYQIFDVNVPVRLVSVQVRTTIAGNRTVELRNSSGTVINSATVNIPVGTNRITLNFDIPVGTNYQLGLSSTSAINLFRNNTGVSYPYEIAGLVSITNSSAGLTAYYFYYDWEVQPITSCTSGRTSVTATILPVPTANAGTDQAICNGGSATINATGGGTYSWSQGGNSAGITVAPTTTTTYTVTVTNAQLCTSIDNVIVTVNQNPTTNAGTDQSITTGATATLTGSASGGSGLYSYHWEPSSQLVNANVANPTTIALNTTTQFTLTVTDQNSTCTGTDNVIITVTGGTLSCSSTANQPSICIGASTQLQAGASGGSGSYTYQWSSIPVGFNSTIANPTVTPNVNTTYYVTVNDGSTNANSSVSITVNSLPVADAGINQTICEGQTASLTATGGTSYLWDNGAGSTATVSVSPTTTTTYTVTVTNSNTCTNTDNVTVSINPLPFSNFTFSSTDLNVTFTNLSVGATSYIWYFGDGGISTQFEPNYNYAANGTYQVTLIAHNNCGNDTLIQSITVSVNSITENELENILIFPNPSQGIISIKNLSLNDTIINVNDISGRLLFTTKTNTSFNTLDLSCLSDGMYLLTIISSNNTKTTPITICR